The window TGGCGGCGGTCGACGCCCCGTTCCGGATCGTCGGACCGGAGGAGGCCGTGCACGCCGCCGCCGACTGGGGGGAGCGCTTCACGCGGTCTGCGGCGGCGCTGGGAATCGAGGCCGTTCCCGGACCGGCCCCGGACGGCCCGCTCTAAACTGGAGGGGATGACGACCGCAGCACGCACCCCGAGCCCCGCCGACATCAAGAGGTGGCGACGCTACCTCGCCGACGAACGCGCGGAGGCTGCGGTGTACCGCGATCTCGCCAGCCGTCGCGAGGGCGAGGAGCGCGACATCCTGCTCTCCCTGGCCGAGGCGGAGCGCCGGCACGAGCAGCACTGGGTCGATCTCCTCGGCGAACAGGCCGGCCGGCCCCTGCGCGGCGACGTGCGCACCCGGATGCTGGGCTGGCTCGCGCGCCGCTTCGGCTCGGTCTTCGTGCTGGCACTGGCGCAGCGCGCCGAAGCCCGCTCCCCCTACGCGTCCGACAGCGACGCGACGCCGCAGATGGCGGCCGACGAGCAGGTGCACGAGGAGGTCGTGCGCGCCCTGGCCGCGCGCGGCCGGCAGCGTCTGTCCGGCACGTTCCGGGCGGCCGTGTTCGGGGCGAACGACGGACTCGTCAGCAACCTCGCGCTTGTCCTCGGGGTCAGCGCCAGCGGCGTCCCGACGCACGTCGTGCTGCTGACCGGCATCTCCGGCCTGCTGGCGGGAGCACTGTCCATGGGCGCCGGCGAGTACGTCTCGGTGCGGTCCCAGCGCGAGCTGCTGGAGGCGTCCACCCCCAACCCGGCGACCGGCTCGGCGCTCCCCCACCTCGACGTGGATGCGAACGAGCTCACGCTCGTCTACCGGGCGCGCGGCATGACCCCCGACGAGGCCGCGTCGCACGCCCGCGAGGTGCTCTCCAGCCTCCAGGCGGTGACCTCCCCGATCCCGATCGCTCCGACGGCCGCCGACGACGAGCACGAGGCGATCGGCACCGGTTGGAACGCCGCGCTGTCGAGCTTCTGCTTCTTCGCGTCGGGCGCGCTCATCCCGATCCTGCCGTTCCTGTTCGGGCTCACCGGCACGGCTGCCATCATCGTCTCGGCCCTGCTCGTCGGCATCGTGCTGCTCGGCACGGGCGCCGTCGTCGGGCTCCTGTCGGGCGCGTCGCCGCTCAAGCGCGCGATCCGCCAGCTGCTGATCGGGTACGGGGCCGCAGCCGCCACGTATCTGCTCGGGCTGCTGTTCGGCGCGACCGTCGGCTGACCGGGGGCGGTTCAGCGGCGCCGCCGAAAGATTGAATGCATAGGACCGCCATCCGCGTTATGCGACCGCGTCCCCGTCGTCTTCGTTAAGCGGGGACACATCCGTCCCCCACGGCGGAGGGGCAGCACTCACCATGGCGCATCGACTCGGGCCCGCGGCGCGACGGCCGCGCGCGTGCTGGGCAGCCGCGTGCCTGGTCCTGTGCGCCGCCGTCGGAGTCGTCGCCGCTGCGCTGGTTGCGCCGCCTCCGCTCGCCGCCGCATCGACGACCGCGCTCTCCACCATCCAGGCCACGGGCACCGACACGGAAAACGGATCGAGGGCGGCCGCGCCGGATGCACCCGGCGGCCCGGCCACCGGCACGGCGCGGCCGGGAGACACGGTGTCGTGGGTCGTCGGCTACCAGAACAACAGCGATGCGCCCGCGGAGGTGTCGCTCACCGACGTGCTGACGCGGGCAGGCACGTACGTCCCCGGTTCACTGGTTCTTCCGCCCCCGTCGAATCCGGCCGGCGCGGTGACCCCGCAGTACTCGACGAACGGCGGCGTCTCGTGGGCGACGGGCGCCCCGCCGGCCGATGCGACCGGCGTCGGCTTCAGGGCGTCCGGCATGCTCCCCCGCACCCAGCAGGCGTCGCCCCCGTTCACGATCAGTCCTCCGGTCGACCTCCGTGTCGCCGGCGGCGACGCCTACAATGCGGTCGTCCACAACGGCATGATCTACGCGATCTGGCACCACAGCTCGGGGGCGATCGTCTATTGCGCCACGCCCACCGGCGCGACGTGCCCGGGGTGGCCGACGTCGAGCAACGTCCAGAGCTGGTCGTCGACCACTGGGACGCCGATCGGCACGGGCATCGTCTACCCCGGCAAGAGCGCCCAGCAGAACGGCACCTGGCTGGAGGGCACTCGACTGCACTGGTACATGGGGCCGGACGACAACTCGGGCGTCGTCATCGCCTGCCTCGACCTGGCGACCACGACCCCGACCAGCTGCGGCCTCTCGTCCGTCCCGATCGGCGCGACCACCAGCAACACCCAGGTCGCCGCGACGATCGGAGGAACGGGCCTCCCGGCATCCGACGGCAACACCTGGGCGAGTGCCGTCGGCTCCGGTTCCGCCTACCTGGTCTGCATCACGCCGAGTTCCGCGACCTGCGGGCAGGTCCGGCTGACGACCGGAGTCACCACCGCGAACGTCTA is drawn from Leifsonia shinshuensis and contains these coding sequences:
- a CDS encoding VIT1/CCC1 transporter family protein yields the protein MTTAARTPSPADIKRWRRYLADERAEAAVYRDLASRREGEERDILLSLAEAERRHEQHWVDLLGEQAGRPLRGDVRTRMLGWLARRFGSVFVLALAQRAEARSPYASDSDATPQMAADEQVHEEVVRALAARGRQRLSGTFRAAVFGANDGLVSNLALVLGVSASGVPTHVVLLTGISGLLAGALSMGAGEYVSVRSQRELLEASTPNPATGSALPHLDVDANELTLVYRARGMTPDEAASHAREVLSSLQAVTSPIPIAPTAADDEHEAIGTGWNAALSSFCFFASGALIPILPFLFGLTGTAAIIVSALLVGIVLLGTGAVVGLLSGASPLKRAIRQLLIGYGAAAATYLLGLLFGATVG